One Nitrosopumilus piranensis genomic region harbors:
- a CDS encoding sulfurtransferase has product MLISTSELNSILNNTNVIIADTRSFKEYFEGHIPGAVHLDLFAFHWIDTTKQGIENFNNQSKSLLSFLGVTPEKKVIFYDSVSGMLSARGVWMLMYFSHPSVMMLDGGITKWQKENLPLETKPNGFKPSEFSGKTNPEIISGFEHIRDNLENAKILDARSAGEYDGSTVRAAQSGHIPNAINIDWNQNLKEDGTFKSDEELSKIYDFPRDTEIITYCQGAYRAANTFLVLKKLGFENVKVYLGSWGEWGNKMELPVEK; this is encoded by the coding sequence ATGTTAATTTCTACATCTGAACTAAATTCAATTCTAAATAATACTAATGTCATAATAGCTGACACTCGCTCTTTCAAGGAATACTTTGAAGGCCATATTCCAGGAGCAGTTCATTTAGACTTGTTTGCATTTCATTGGATTGATACTACAAAACAAGGAATTGAAAATTTCAACAACCAGTCAAAATCTTTGTTGTCTTTTCTTGGAGTAACTCCTGAAAAAAAAGTTATCTTTTATGATTCAGTTTCTGGAATGCTTTCAGCTAGAGGTGTTTGGATGTTGATGTATTTTTCTCATCCAAGCGTTATGATGCTTGATGGCGGAATAACAAAATGGCAAAAAGAAAATCTTCCACTTGAAACAAAACCAAATGGTTTCAAGCCATCTGAATTTTCAGGAAAAACTAATCCTGAGATAATTTCAGGATTTGAACATATTCGGGATAATCTTGAAAATGCGAAAATACTAGATGCTCGTTCTGCTGGAGAATATGATGGTAGTACTGTCCGTGCTGCCCAATCTGGACACATCCCAAATGCAATCAACATTGATTGGAATCAGAATCTCAAAGAAGATGGGACTTTCAAAAGCGATGAGGAATTATCCAAAATATATGATTTTCCAAGAGACACTGAAATCATAACTTATTGTCAGGGGGCATACAGAGCTGCCAATACATTTTTGGTCTTGAAAAAACTTGGATTTGAAAATGTCAAAGTCTATTTGGGTTCGTGGGGAGAATGGGGAAATAAAATGGAACTTCCTGTAGAAAAATAA
- a CDS encoding V-type ATP synthase subunit I, whose translation MGTADLKLGSVILPRSESPKAISRLTEFEWYHKVDSANDLVTPEIDDLLLKAQQTFQSIDDVVKGMGIPPTVGIMEIMFKGTVIKKKDYEINEIEEMVADLEKEAPSIIEEPRKLLEDAANTRTSIEEYTSLKETLEIIKKLNMDISGFGLMKYFFTNLFVIDTADYEEISRSLEDITIYKYDLDSKEKSAILVISDTKDSEKVLKVLRSFNSNSFKIPEGFPQVPSEAYALAESKIKELTEKQAKIKKQLAKLTKKSRRDILSIHEKAMVAKDVLETLRKPGGTKNFAVIQGFIPAKMESKFKDSTKQWTSVVEDITDPRLKEQIPTLFDNKRFVRTFEVITKSQGIPKHGEPDPTPMIALMWPIFYGLMFADMGHGLLLMGMGLLFKVKGQGELSRWGMLIAISGAAAAIAGVGAGEAFGYHIDHMGPFEGLLEEGGALHSVSWLVGILSVAELTFEQVIDILKVSLFLGIVHLVWAMVLRIIRLAKEGHKMVMFTEAIPNITLYGGIVVIMMCAIGSQYDVMNMYSKVHTEPVPWVTMFLGEWAQVWIVTRIAVITVIASMVIMMVGGVMHAKKHPEDGADPASVIMEVLLGKTVESLAHTISYARLGIMLLVHAALLLTVNNAFTSLGGASSGAAMAMIIGGNLGIMMIEGLIVYIQSLRLHLYEFFTKWYVGGSQPFRQIRPELIYNQFIWKRK comes from the coding sequence TTGGGAACAGCCGATCTGAAACTTGGAAGCGTAATTTTGCCAAGAAGTGAATCTCCAAAAGCAATTTCGAGATTAACTGAATTTGAGTGGTATCATAAAGTTGATTCTGCAAATGATTTGGTAACACCTGAAATTGACGATCTTCTGTTAAAAGCACAACAAACATTTCAGTCAATTGACGATGTAGTCAAAGGAATGGGAATTCCACCAACAGTAGGAATTATGGAGATTATGTTCAAAGGAACTGTAATCAAGAAAAAAGACTATGAGATTAATGAAATTGAAGAGATGGTTGCAGACTTGGAAAAAGAGGCACCATCCATTATTGAGGAACCAAGAAAATTACTTGAAGATGCTGCAAACACAAGAACATCAATTGAGGAATACACTTCACTCAAAGAGACTTTAGAAATCATCAAGAAGTTAAACATGGATATTTCTGGATTTGGTTTAATGAAGTACTTTTTCACAAATCTCTTTGTGATTGATACTGCAGACTATGAAGAGATTAGTCGCTCTCTTGAAGACATTACAATTTACAAATATGATTTGGATAGCAAGGAAAAATCTGCAATTTTGGTAATTTCTGATACCAAAGATTCTGAAAAAGTTCTCAAAGTCCTAAGAAGTTTCAATTCCAATTCATTTAAAATTCCAGAGGGATTTCCACAAGTTCCTAGTGAGGCATATGCACTTGCTGAATCAAAAATAAAGGAACTAACTGAAAAACAAGCAAAAATCAAAAAACAGTTAGCAAAATTAACAAAGAAAAGTAGACGCGATATTTTATCTATTCATGAAAAAGCAATGGTTGCAAAAGATGTTCTTGAGACTCTGAGAAAACCAGGTGGGACCAAAAATTTTGCAGTAATTCAGGGATTCATTCCAGCAAAGATGGAATCAAAATTCAAAGACTCAACCAAACAATGGACATCAGTTGTAGAAGACATTACTGACCCAAGACTAAAGGAGCAAATCCCAACATTATTTGACAATAAGAGATTCGTTAGAACATTTGAAGTAATTACAAAAAGTCAGGGAATCCCAAAGCATGGTGAGCCAGACCCAACACCAATGATTGCACTTATGTGGCCAATCTTCTACGGATTGATGTTTGCAGATATGGGTCACGGATTGTTACTCATGGGAATGGGACTTTTATTCAAAGTAAAGGGACAAGGTGAACTTTCAAGATGGGGAATGCTCATTGCAATCTCTGGTGCAGCAGCAGCAATAGCTGGTGTTGGTGCAGGAGAAGCGTTTGGTTATCACATTGATCATATGGGTCCATTTGAAGGATTGTTAGAAGAAGGTGGAGCATTACATTCTGTTAGCTGGTTAGTAGGAATCCTAAGTGTTGCAGAGTTAACATTTGAGCAAGTAATTGATATCCTCAAAGTTTCATTATTCTTAGGAATTGTACATCTTGTTTGGGCAATGGTTTTGAGAATTATCAGATTAGCTAAAGAAGGACACAAGATGGTAATGTTTACTGAAGCAATTCCAAACATTACACTTTATGGTGGAATTGTAGTTATCATGATGTGTGCAATTGGTTCTCAATATGATGTAATGAACATGTATTCCAAAGTTCACACAGAACCAGTTCCATGGGTTACAATGTTCTTAGGCGAATGGGCACAAGTTTGGATTGTAACTAGAATTGCAGTAATCACAGTAATTGCATCAATGGTAATCATGATGGTCGGTGGTGTGATGCACGCAAAAAAGCATCCAGAAGATGGAGCAGATCCAGCAAGTGTCATCATGGAAGTCTTACTTGGAAAGACAGTAGAAAGTTTAGCTCATACAATTAGTTATGCTAGACTTGGAATTATGTTATTGGTACATGCAGCGCTGCTGCTGACAGTAAACAATGCATTCACCTCACTTGGTGGAGCATCATCAGGTGCTGCAATGGCAATGATAATTGGAGGTAATTTAGGAATTATGATGATTGAAGGATTAATCGTATACATTCAGTCTCTCAGGTTGCACTTGTATGAATTCTTCACAAAGTGGTATGTAGGTGGCTCACAACCATTTAGACAAATTAGACCAGAGTTGATTTACAATCAATTCATTTGGAAAAGAAAATAA
- a CDS encoding V-type ATP synthase subunit E, which translates to MDERHPLASNSLEVTIDKILKNTENDVLSNIKSALDESQQNLDDSIPKLESEYDKILSDGKKEAEKIEKQIIGSADIEARNKQLMALEEAVDKVFSKALDQIANADRSGDYSNLIKTMIEEATQILGTSEITVSTNAKDKDVVQSTLSQFSGAEMSSETIDCLGGIVVKSKDGAMTFDNTIDARIERLKPLIRKEIASKFGVGE; encoded by the coding sequence ATGGATGAACGGCACCCATTGGCATCTAATTCTTTAGAAGTTACAATTGATAAAATTCTAAAAAATACCGAAAATGATGTCCTTTCAAATATCAAGTCTGCTCTTGATGAGTCACAACAAAATCTTGATGATTCTATTCCTAAATTAGAAAGTGAGTATGATAAAATCCTCTCAGATGGCAAAAAGGAAGCCGAAAAAATTGAAAAGCAGATTATCGGAAGTGCCGATATTGAGGCTAGAAACAAGCAATTAATGGCATTAGAGGAGGCAGTTGACAAGGTATTTTCTAAAGCACTCGATCAAATTGCAAATGCTGATCGCAGTGGTGATTATTCTAATCTGATTAAAACTATGATTGAAGAAGCAACTCAAATTTTGGGAACTTCAGAAATTACAGTTTCTACAAATGCAAAAGACAAAGACGTAGTTCAATCAACTTTATCACAATTCTCAGGAGCTGAAATGTCTTCTGAAACAATTGATTGTCTTGGTGGAATTGTTGTAAAATCAAAAGATGGTGCAATGACATTTGATAATACCATTGATGCAAGAATTGAACGTCTGAAGCCTTTAATAAGGAAAGAGATTGCATCCAAATTCGGGGTAGGAGAATAG
- a CDS encoding V-type ATP synthase subunit A: MVAQGRIVWVSGPAVRADGMSEAKMYETVTVGNSKLVGEVIRLTGDVAFIQVYESTSGLKPGEPVVGTGNPLSVLLGPGIIGQLYDGIQRPLRELSKASGSFIGRGITTTPVDMTKKYHFVPSVSNGDEVAAGNVIGIVQETDLIEHSIMVPPDHKGGKISNLVSEGDYDLETVLATTEKDGQTVELKMYHRWPVRKPRPYKNRYDPTVPLLTGQRVIDTFFPIAKGGTGSIPGAFGTGKTVTLHQIAKWADSQVVVYIGCGERGNEMTEVLVEFPHLKDPRSGKPLMDRTVLVANTSNMPVAAREASIYTGVTIAEYYRDMGKDVVLVADSTSRWAEALREMSGRLEEMPAEEGYPSYLASRLAEFYERAGRVRASGSPDRDGSVTLIGAVSPSGGDFTEPVTTHTMRFIKTFWALDAKLAYSRHYPSINWMNSYSGYLADIAKWWGENINEDWLNLRSEVYGVLQREDTLKEIVRLLGPEALPDEEKLILEVARMVKIGLLQQNSFDDVDTYCSPEKQYKLMKLLVDFYKKGQQAIKEGTPLADIRAMKSITSILKARMDIKDDEMPKLDKLDADMQAEFKSITGVKVTN, translated from the coding sequence ATGGTAGCTCAAGGTAGAATTGTTTGGGTAAGTGGTCCTGCAGTTAGGGCCGATGGTATGTCTGAAGCAAAGATGTACGAAACTGTAACTGTTGGAAATTCAAAATTAGTTGGCGAAGTAATTAGATTAACTGGAGATGTAGCATTTATCCAAGTTTATGAATCAACAAGTGGATTAAAGCCAGGTGAACCTGTAGTTGGTACTGGAAACCCACTAAGTGTTTTGTTAGGTCCTGGAATTATTGGACAACTTTATGACGGAATTCAAAGACCACTAAGAGAATTATCAAAAGCATCTGGTTCCTTTATCGGAAGAGGTATTACAACTACTCCAGTTGACATGACCAAAAAGTATCACTTTGTCCCATCCGTTAGTAATGGTGATGAAGTTGCAGCAGGAAATGTAATTGGAATTGTACAAGAGACTGATCTTATTGAGCACTCTATTATGGTTCCACCAGACCACAAAGGTGGAAAAATTTCAAACTTGGTATCAGAAGGAGATTATGATTTAGAAACTGTATTGGCAACAACTGAGAAAGACGGTCAAACTGTTGAACTCAAAATGTATCACAGATGGCCTGTAAGAAAACCACGTCCATACAAGAACAGATATGATCCTACAGTTCCATTACTTACTGGTCAACGTGTAATTGATACATTCTTCCCAATTGCAAAGGGTGGAACCGGCTCAATTCCAGGAGCATTTGGAACAGGTAAGACTGTAACACTACACCAAATTGCAAAATGGGCAGATTCCCAAGTTGTAGTTTACATCGGTTGCGGTGAAAGAGGAAACGAAATGACAGAAGTACTTGTAGAATTCCCACACCTCAAAGATCCACGTAGTGGAAAACCACTCATGGATCGAACTGTACTTGTTGCAAATACTAGTAACATGCCAGTAGCAGCAAGAGAGGCAAGTATCTACACTGGTGTAACAATTGCAGAATATTATAGAGATATGGGTAAAGACGTTGTACTTGTAGCAGATTCAACAAGTAGATGGGCAGAAGCACTCAGAGAGATGAGTGGTAGATTAGAAGAGATGCCAGCAGAAGAAGGTTATCCATCATATCTTGCATCACGATTAGCAGAATTTTATGAAAGAGCAGGACGTGTTAGAGCATCTGGAAGTCCAGACCGTGATGGTTCTGTAACTTTGATTGGTGCTGTGTCACCATCTGGTGGTGACTTTACAGAACCAGTTACAACTCACACCATGAGATTTATCAAAACATTCTGGGCCTTGGATGCAAAATTAGCATATTCTAGACACTACCCATCAATTAATTGGATGAACAGTTATTCTGGTTATCTTGCAGACATTGCAAAGTGGTGGGGTGAGAACATCAACGAAGATTGGTTGAATCTCAGAAGTGAAGTCTATGGTGTCTTGCAAAGAGAAGATACACTAAAAGAAATTGTTAGACTATTAGGACCTGAAGCACTTCCAGATGAAGAAAAATTAATTCTAGAAGTTGCAAGAATGGTCAAGATTGGTCTCTTACAGCAAAACTCATTTGATGATGTTGACACTTATTGTAGTCCAGAAAAACAATACAAACTAATGAAATTACTAGTTGACTTTTACAAGAAAGGTCAGCAAGCAATCAAAGAAGGAACTCCTCTTGCTGATATTCGTGCAATGAAAAGTATTACTTCAATTCTTAAAGCAAGAATGGATATCAAAGATGATGAGATGCCAAAACTTGATAAATTAGATGCAGATATGCAAGCAGAATTTAAATCAATTACAGGAGTGAAAGTAACAAATTGA
- a CDS encoding V-type ATP synthase subunit B, with the protein MTVEGGVQYSKIAEIKGPLVIVDDVENAAFDELVEIETKDGERRLGKVLEVGNGKAIVQVFEGTTGLSISGTNAKFVGKVMEMPVSREVLGRVFDGLGRPKDGLPDPIADSFIDINGEPMNPEQREYPKDFIQTGVSVIDGMITLVRGQKLPIFSGSGMSHNLLAAQIARQASVIGTQDDFAVVFAAIGVQYSEAEYFRRSLEESGALKRSVLFLNTADDPAIERIITPRVALTVAEYLAFELGMHVLVILTDMTNYAEALREISAAREEVPGRKGYPGYLYTDLSTIYERAGKLNGKKGSVTQVPILSMPSDDITHPIPDLTGYITEGQIVLGRDLFRQGVYPPVNILMSLSRLMKDGIGEGSTRADHGEISNQVYDAYSRAQEVRALAGIVGKAGLTEIDLKYMDVGDVFENEFLSQATDENRTIEETLGVLWKIVSKLPKNEITKIKDKYVDQYYKEE; encoded by the coding sequence TTGACAGTAGAAGGCGGAGTTCAATACAGTAAGATTGCAGAAATCAAAGGTCCTCTAGTTATTGTAGATGACGTTGAGAATGCAGCATTTGATGAGTTAGTTGAAATTGAAACTAAAGATGGTGAAAGAAGATTAGGCAAAGTTCTCGAAGTTGGAAATGGTAAAGCCATTGTCCAAGTTTTTGAGGGAACAACTGGATTATCTATCTCTGGAACCAATGCAAAATTTGTTGGCAAAGTTATGGAAATGCCAGTATCAAGAGAAGTACTTGGTAGAGTCTTTGATGGTTTAGGCAGACCAAAAGATGGACTTCCAGATCCAATTGCTGATTCATTTATTGATATTAACGGCGAACCAATGAACCCAGAACAACGTGAATATCCAAAAGATTTCATTCAAACTGGTGTATCTGTAATTGACGGAATGATTACTCTAGTTAGAGGACAAAAACTTCCAATCTTCTCAGGTTCTGGTATGTCTCACAACCTTTTAGCAGCACAAATTGCAAGACAAGCAAGTGTAATTGGTACACAAGATGACTTTGCAGTAGTCTTTGCAGCAATTGGTGTGCAGTACAGTGAAGCAGAATATTTCAGAAGAAGCCTTGAAGAATCTGGTGCTCTTAAGAGAAGTGTTCTATTTCTAAACACAGCAGACGATCCTGCAATTGAGAGAATTATTACTCCTCGTGTAGCATTAACTGTTGCTGAATATTTGGCATTTGAACTAGGAATGCATGTTCTGGTAATTCTTACAGATATGACAAACTATGCAGAGGCACTAAGAGAGATTAGTGCAGCAAGAGAAGAAGTACCTGGAAGAAAAGGTTATCCTGGTTATCTTTACACTGACCTTTCAACAATTTATGAAAGAGCAGGAAAATTAAATGGAAAGAAAGGAAGTGTCACACAAGTTCCAATCTTGTCAATGCCTTCAGATGATATTACTCACCCTATCCCTGACCTTACTGGTTACATTACTGAAGGACAAATTGTACTTGGTAGAGATTTGTTCAGACAAGGAGTATATCCACCAGTAAACATCTTGATGAGCCTTTCAAGATTGATGAAAGACGGTATTGGTGAAGGAAGTACCAGAGCAGACCATGGTGAAATTTCTAATCAAGTTTATGACGCATATTCTAGAGCACAGGAAGTTAGAGCACTTGCAGGTATTGTAGGTAAAGCAGGACTTACTGAAATTGATTTGAAATACATGGATGTTGGTGATGTCTTTGAAAATGAATTCCTCTCACAGGCAACTGATGAGAATAGAACCATTGAAGAGACACTTGGTGTATTATGGAAGATTGTATCTAAACTACCAAAGAACGAAATTACAAAAATCAAAGATAAATACGTAGATCAATATTACAAGGAAGAGTAG
- a CDS encoding V-type ATP synthase subunit D, translating to MSFGQNVAATKIELFKYKKSSQVAVMVQKILDDKRKVLLKNIEEMIEEASKARGGIWEPLQDIYSSVNEAYLALGTSTVDSVSESTPAVMEVDVNVRRVVDVKIPALTVTEKDTKSMPYGFADTNSSIDRAAKQIKELLPKICKAAEYENSIFSLAKALEKTQKLLNALENVIIPQYQQKVRFIIATLEEREREEFAKLKKVKAKMESR from the coding sequence ATGTCGTTTGGACAAAATGTTGCTGCCACAAAAATTGAACTTTTCAAATACAAAAAATCTAGCCAAGTAGCCGTAATGGTTCAGAAAATTTTAGATGATAAACGTAAAGTTCTTCTAAAAAACATTGAGGAGATGATTGAGGAAGCCTCAAAAGCAAGAGGTGGAATCTGGGAACCACTCCAAGACATCTATAGTTCTGTTAACGAGGCATATCTTGCATTAGGAACTTCAACTGTAGACTCTGTTTCTGAATCTACCCCTGCTGTCATGGAAGTAGATGTTAATGTTCGAAGAGTAGTTGATGTAAAAATTCCTGCACTAACTGTAACTGAAAAAGATACAAAATCAATGCCATATGGATTTGCCGATACAAACTCCTCTATTGATAGAGCAGCAAAACAGATCAAAGAACTATTGCCAAAAATATGCAAAGCTGCAGAATATGAAAACTCTATCTTCAGTCTTGCAAAAGCATTAGAAAAGACTCAGAAATTACTTAACGCCCTTGAAAATGTAATTATTCCTCAATATCAACAAAAGGTGAGATTCATTATTGCTACCCTTGAGGAAAGAGAAAGAGAGGAATTCGCAAAGTTAAAAAAAGTCAAGGCTAAGATGGAGAGCAGGTAA
- a CDS encoding ATP synthase subunit C codes for MLLLAASAISILGSTGVAFAAEDGASSGDSMKLLGAGLAFGIAAGGAGIGLGQVGAAGLAVISENPALQSKVFIFVGMVESIAIYGIVMMFIILGQ; via the coding sequence ATGTTACTTTTGGCAGCATCAGCAATTTCAATTCTAGGTTCAACTGGAGTTGCATTTGCAGCAGAAGATGGTGCATCTAGTGGCGACTCGATGAAACTCCTTGGTGCTGGTTTGGCCTTTGGTATTGCAGCAGGTGGAGCAGGCATTGGTCTTGGTCAAGTAGGTGCAGCAGGTCTTGCAGTCATTAGTGAAAACCCAGCTTTACAATCTAAGGTATTCATCTTCGTAGGTATGGTCGAATCAATCGCAATCTACGGTATAGTTATGATGTTTATCATCTTAGGACAATAG
- the pyrI gene encoding aspartate carbamoyltransferase regulatory subunit, translating to MEQSELMVRRIKEGTVIDHIDEGKGLQVLNALRIDGKDGSLITIALNVPSGKFKKKDIIKVENKFLKDDDTNKIAVIAPKATINMIKDYKLVEKRRVSLPNEIDKIFRCSNPDCITNSTEHIESIMDVIDKEGTVLKCRYCARVLDVNQLKYN from the coding sequence ATGGAACAGTCCGAACTTATGGTTCGACGAATCAAAGAAGGCACTGTAATTGACCATATAGATGAGGGTAAGGGTCTTCAAGTGCTCAATGCATTGAGAATAGACGGTAAAGATGGTAGTTTAATCACCATTGCCTTGAATGTCCCAAGTGGCAAGTTTAAGAAAAAAGATATCATCAAAGTAGAAAACAAGTTTCTAAAAGATGATGATACCAACAAGATTGCAGTAATTGCACCAAAGGCAACCATCAACATGATCAAGGACTACAAGTTAGTTGAGAAGAGAAGAGTATCACTACCAAATGAGATTGATAAGATATTTCGATGCTCAAATCCAGACTGTATTACAAACAGTACTGAGCACATAGAGTCAATCATGGATGTAATTGACAAAGAAGGAACTGTTCTCAAGTGCAGATATTGTGCAAGAGTACTGGATGTAAACCAACTAAAATATAATTAA
- the pyrB gene encoding aspartate carbamoyltransferase has product MNEFYQKDIISIKDFGKDQLEKIFASTDKIMQLSPSDRREICKGKTLAYLFYEPSTRTRLSFDSAMASVGGNSLGISDTNSSSTQKGESLADTVRIMSIYSDVLVLRHTLDGSSRFAAEVSDKPVINAGSGTEEHPTQAIQDLFTIKKEKKKIDGLKIGIVGDLKYGRTVYSLLYGLGNYDVDVHLISPESLRIRSDSTYEIKQRLDYKESTNIEEHIDELDVLYVTRIQKERFPDEEEYLKVKGSYVVGLDLLKQMKEDSIILHPLPRIDEISPDIDKTKNAKYFEQAEYGKHTRAALLGLTLNENGF; this is encoded by the coding sequence ATGAACGAGTTCTACCAAAAAGACATAATCTCAATTAAGGACTTTGGCAAGGATCAACTCGAAAAAATCTTTGCATCTACTGATAAAATAATGCAGCTGAGTCCCTCTGATAGAAGAGAGATTTGCAAGGGAAAGACATTGGCATATTTATTCTATGAACCAAGTACTAGAACTCGTCTAAGTTTTGACTCTGCAATGGCATCAGTTGGTGGAAATTCTTTAGGAATATCTGATACAAATTCTTCATCAACCCAGAAAGGTGAAAGCCTAGCTGATACCGTTAGAATAATGTCGATTTACTCTGATGTACTGGTCTTACGACATACCCTTGATGGCTCTAGTAGATTTGCAGCTGAAGTTTCAGACAAACCTGTAATCAATGCTGGTAGTGGTACAGAAGAGCACCCAACTCAGGCAATTCAAGACTTGTTTACAATTAAAAAAGAAAAGAAAAAGATTGATGGACTAAAGATTGGAATTGTAGGTGACCTAAAGTATGGAAGAACAGTTTACTCTTTGCTATATGGACTTGGAAACTATGATGTTGATGTACACCTGATTTCTCCAGAATCATTAAGAATAAGATCTGATTCTACTTATGAAATCAAACAGAGATTAGACTATAAAGAATCTACAAACATTGAAGAGCACATAGATGAATTAGATGTTCTTTATGTTACAAGAATTCAAAAGGAGAGGTTCCCTGATGAAGAAGAATATCTCAAGGTAAAGGGAAGTTATGTTGTGGGATTAGATTTGCTAAAACAAATGAAAGAAGACAGTATAATTTTACATCCACTTCCAAGAATTGATGAAATCTCACCAGACATTGATAAGACAAAAAATGCAAAATACTTTGAGCAGGCCGAATATGGAAAACATACTCGTGCTGCTTTGTTAGGCTTGACATTAAATGAGAACGGTTTTTAA
- a CDS encoding LON peptidase substrate-binding domain-containing protein, with protein MTETKTIPIFPLDLVLFPRQELPLRIFEPRYKQLVDDCMLGDGQFGVCLIDEQNSVNGWNAPKQIGTIAKITKCEDVEIDGLQLHIETLGRNSFKIKKIIPPTIPQPENYDPLSVEGHQQISEMHEKIGTEEKMYIQAEVEMIPEIDENISLEQWEKLVELWKKKIVKQALPQVVEPHSLDHVLEQYYLTTDTPTIDYIYSLSALGAKDPNELQPILESTTMDELIQKVEELLTIK; from the coding sequence TTGACAGAAACTAAAACTATTCCGATATTTCCTCTTGATTTAGTCTTGTTTCCTAGACAAGAGTTGCCACTGCGAATATTTGAGCCTAGATACAAACAGTTAGTTGATGATTGCATGCTAGGCGATGGTCAGTTTGGTGTATGTCTAATTGATGAACAAAATTCTGTAAATGGCTGGAATGCTCCAAAGCAGATAGGAACAATTGCAAAAATCACAAAATGTGAAGATGTGGAAATTGATGGCTTACAACTGCACATTGAAACATTAGGACGAAATTCATTTAAAATTAAAAAAATTATTCCTCCAACAATTCCTCAACCTGAAAACTATGATCCACTCTCTGTTGAGGGTCATCAACAAATTTCTGAAATGCATGAAAAAATTGGAACTGAGGAAAAAATGTACATTCAAGCAGAAGTTGAAATGATTCCAGAAATCGATGAGAATATTTCTCTTGAACAGTGGGAGAAGCTTGTAGAGTTGTGGAAAAAGAAGATTGTAAAACAGGCATTGCCGCAGGTAGTTGAACCGCACTCACTTGATCATGTTTTAGAACAGTACTATCTTACAACTGATACACCTACTATTGATTACATTTACTCGCTTTCTGCACTTGGAGCAAAGGATCCCAATGAATTACAGCCAATTTTGGAGTCAACAACAATGGATGAATTGATTCAAAAGGTTGAAGAATTGCTGACAATAAAATAA